A single Ignisphaera cupida DNA region contains:
- a CDS encoding DUF72 domain-containing protein — MEVYVGTSGWMYDWNEDGTFDWYLRNSQLNAVELNASFYRFPFRNQVVGWARKTALKPIRWSVKVHRSITHVHRLSENCYEIWKRFFELFKSLDSYIDFYLFQMPPTFRKSEANVAKLEMFSKSSGLGHRLAVEFRDLSWFSKETIELAKKLGITLVSIDSPIATWIASSNNIVYLRLHGRMEWYSYEYSDEELKELATKIIDLNPKKVYVFFNNNHWMLENARKMLSFLLEKITSF; from the coding sequence ATGGAGGTTTATGTTGGTACATCTGGTTGGATGTATGATTGGAATGAGGATGGCACATTTGATTGGTATTTGAGAAATTCTCAACTTAATGCTGTTGAGCTTAATGCTTCTTTCTATAGATTCCCATTCAGAAACCAGGTTGTTGGATGGGCTAGAAAAACTGCTTTGAAACCAATTAGATGGTCTGTTAAGGTTCATAGAAGCATAACACATGTTCATAGACTAAGTGAGAATTGTTATGAGATTTGGAAAAGGTTTTTTGAGTTGTTTAAGTCTCTCGATTCCTACATAGACTTTTACCTATTTCAAATGCCTCCAACATTTAGAAAAAGCGAAGCCAATGTGGCAAAGCTTGAAATGTTTTCCAAAAGTAGTGGCTTGGGCCATAGACTAGCTGTTGAGTTTAGGGATCTTAGTTGGTTTAGCAAAGAAACAATTGAACTAGCGAAAAAATTGGGTATAACTCTTGTCTCCATAGATTCTCCAATAGCTACTTGGATTGCTTCCAGCAATAACATAGTTTATTTGAGGCTTCACGGAAGAATGGAGTGGTATTCTTATGAATATTCTGATGAAGAGTTAAAAGAATTGGCAACAAAAATAATTGATTTAAACCCTAAAAAAGTGTATGTGTTTTTCAATAACAATCACTGGATGCTTGAAAACGCAAGAAAAATGCTTTCTTTCCTACTTGAAAAAATCACTAGTTTTTAG
- a CDS encoding MATE family efflux transporter, with product MSRLGRGFFNEYRDRILNGSTTKTLLWLGLPIIMVQLVNISYNIVDAFWLSQYSPIFVSVPRQIWPTVMLFQALAMALGAANQALISQYVGAEMYDEAAEAVKQYITVSTSFGIFFGLAYYLLRPLMFGTVTSVPQELYDAVMQYSGIIAFDLSASYFVLCFSTILQSIGDTRTPSIVNAVSALLNVVLDPLMIMGMWIFPRMGVAGAAIATVLSRAVGGAILVYATTKRFPFIKKMFTRDIDSFWLKSVIRIGTPVLAMNILNSLAFTFQLRLINMFGVVAASAWGIGFTVIDVADAALFGLTQATAIAVGQCLGAEKIDKAKHYAKMSILVVASSVAVGALVVYNIRRGIISLFLTLEDPVSSNIYRETENFLTYALSTLPFFGLFFVGMSVGRGSGHTLYPTIIGIVRLWAIRILLGYILSQYMGSTGIWIAFALSNIFSGIASVAWVSKGSWTKPVIRKHELM from the coding sequence TTGAGTAGGCTTGGCAGAGGATTTTTTAATGAATATAGAGATAGGATTTTGAATGGCTCTACCACCAAAACTTTACTTTGGCTTGGTCTTCCCATTATCATGGTTCAGCTTGTTAACATCTCCTATAACATTGTTGATGCTTTTTGGCTTTCCCAATACTCACCAATCTTTGTAAGTGTTCCTCGACAAATCTGGCCAACAGTTATGCTTTTCCAGGCTCTTGCCATGGCTTTGGGAGCTGCTAATCAAGCACTAATTTCTCAGTATGTTGGTGCTGAAATGTATGATGAAGCAGCTGAAGCTGTTAAACAGTACATTACTGTTTCAACATCTTTTGGAATATTCTTTGGTTTAGCATATTACCTGCTCAGACCTTTAATGTTTGGTACTGTAACATCTGTTCCCCAGGAGCTTTACGATGCTGTTATGCAGTATTCTGGAATAATAGCATTTGATCTTTCTGCAAGCTACTTTGTTTTATGTTTTTCAACTATTCTTCAAAGCATTGGAGACACAAGAACACCGTCTATAGTTAACGCTGTTTCAGCGTTGTTGAATGTTGTTCTAGATCCGCTAATGATTATGGGGATGTGGATTTTTCCAAGAATGGGGGTTGCTGGAGCAGCCATAGCCACTGTTTTGTCTCGTGCTGTTGGAGGTGCAATACTTGTTTATGCAACTACCAAGAGATTTCCGTTCATAAAGAAAATGTTTACAAGAGACATAGACAGTTTTTGGCTAAAGTCAGTAATTCGCATAGGCACTCCTGTACTTGCTATGAACATTCTCAACTCACTTGCATTCACATTTCAGCTAAGACTAATAAACATGTTTGGTGTTGTAGCAGCATCTGCTTGGGGAATAGGATTTACTGTTATCGATGTTGCAGATGCTGCATTGTTTGGATTAACACAGGCAACAGCTATTGCAGTTGGTCAATGTCTTGGTGCTGAAAAAATTGATAAAGCAAAACACTACGCAAAAATGTCCATTCTAGTAGTTGCTTCAAGTGTTGCAGTAGGGGCTTTAGTTGTTTACAACATTAGAAGAGGCATCATATCACTGTTTCTAACATTAGAAGACCCAGTATCTAGCAATATATATAGGGAAACAGAGAACTTTCTCACCTATGCACTTTCAACACTTCCATTCTTTGGCTTATTCTTTGTTGGAATGTCTGTTGGTAGAGGCTCTGGTCACACACTCTATCCAACAATAATAGGAATTGTAAGACTATGGGCAATAAGAATACTGCTAGGCTACATACTATCACAGTACATGGGCTCTACAGGAATTTGGATAGCATTTGCACTAAGCAACATATTCTCAGGCATAGCCTCTGTTGCATGGGTATCGAAAGGTTCGTGGACAAAACCAGTTATAAGAAAACATGAGTTAATGTAA
- a CDS encoding aldo/keto reductase, with protein MKYVRISHNSGLKVSVLCLGTWYLPRSNTKDSFGIYEVDVDGTKRLLKKVIDAGINFIDTANRYHGAVAPVPLTHVGYVEKLLGKLLKELNVDRESLVIATKVGGDMASWPNGTGLSRKHVMWQIRESLSRLQMSYVDIYYAHRFDPETPKREVMSTFNDLVRMGLVRYIGMSNIPAPDLVEYQMIADEYGYEPITVLQYRYNWLDRSIESDIIPVAKRFGMGLAVYSPLAQGLLTGKYVDVKTGKWVIPPGSRGEISEGLRTMFTDENLKKLIKFVEFAQSKGVTPTQLAIAWILKKSEEFNTPIIPIIGATKENHIDEAVEALKVNLTSDDMKALDEISKQS; from the coding sequence ATGAAGTATGTGAGAATTTCTCATAATAGTGGATTAAAAGTTTCTGTATTGTGTCTAGGCACGTGGTATTTGCCTAGAAGCAATACAAAGGATAGTTTTGGCATATATGAAGTTGATGTTGATGGGACTAAGAGGTTGTTGAAAAAGGTGATTGATGCTGGAATAAACTTTATAGATACTGCTAATAGGTATCACGGAGCTGTTGCACCAGTTCCACTTACACATGTTGGCTATGTTGAGAAGCTTTTGGGGAAGTTGCTCAAGGAGCTTAATGTTGATAGAGAGAGTCTTGTCATAGCAACAAAGGTTGGTGGTGACATGGCTTCTTGGCCAAATGGAACAGGGCTTAGCAGAAAGCATGTAATGTGGCAAATTAGGGAAAGTTTAAGTAGGTTGCAGATGAGCTATGTAGATATATACTATGCCCATAGATTTGATCCTGAAACACCAAAGAGAGAGGTTATGTCAACTTTTAACGATCTTGTTAGAATGGGGCTTGTTAGATACATTGGCATGAGCAATATACCTGCTCCCGACTTGGTTGAGTATCAAATGATTGCTGATGAATATGGCTATGAACCTATAACAGTTCTTCAATATAGATACAACTGGCTTGATAGATCAATAGAATCTGATATAATACCTGTGGCAAAAAGATTTGGCATGGGCTTAGCAGTATACTCACCCCTAGCCCAAGGTCTTTTAACAGGAAAATATGTTGATGTGAAAACAGGAAAATGGGTTATTCCACCAGGGTCAAGAGGGGAAATATCTGAGGGGCTGAGAACAATGTTTACAGACGAAAACTTGAAGAAGTTGATAAAATTTGTTGAATTTGCACAATCAAAAGGTGTTACACCAACGCAACTAGCAATTGCATGGATATTGAAAAAATCTGAAGAGTTTAATACACCAATAATACCCATTATCGGAGCGACAAAGGAAAACCACATTGATGAAGCTGTAGAAGCTCTAAAAGTGAATTTAACTTCTGATGATATGAAAGCACTTGATGAGATAAGCAAACAAAGTTAA